The following coding sequences lie in one Lolium perenne isolate Kyuss_39 chromosome 2, Kyuss_2.0, whole genome shotgun sequence genomic window:
- the LOC127328945 gene encoding uncharacterized protein yields MILVKLVVGDLVLNVISAYAPQVGHNKSTKREFWEVLEDFVRRVPIGEKLFIGGDLNGHVGTSNIGFERVHGGFGYGIRNQEGEDVLSFALAYDMVVANTLFRKRESHLVTFSSGLHSSQIDFVLSRREDRCACIDCKVIHGKSVVPQHKLVVADFRFRIRVQRGKRAKVARTKWWKLKGEASQAFRERVIKEGPWQEGGDANMMWTSMAICLRNVVVEEFGVTKGSRREAKDTWWWNDEVQKVIREKNDCFRCLYLDRSAANMEKYKVAKKAAKRAVSEARGRAYEDLYQCLNTKEGERDIYKMAKFRERKTRDVNEVKCIKDGEDQLLVKDEAIKRRWREYFDNLYNGEVESSTIELEDSFDDTSMCFVRRIQESEVKDALRRMKGGKAMGPDGIPIEPISPDFLYDGPSCQGNFLVAV; encoded by the exons ATGATCCTTGTCAAGCTGGTTGTTGGGGACTTAGTCCTCAATGTTATCAGCGCGTATGCCCCACAAGTAGGccacaataagagcaccaagaggGAGTTCTGGGAAGTCCTGGAGGACTTTGTTAGGAGGGTACCTATTGGTGAGAAGCTCTTCATAGGAGGAGACCTCAATGGCCATGTGGGTACATCTAACATAGGTTTTGAAAGGGTGCATGGGGGCTTTGGCTATGGCATCAGGAACCAAGAAGGAGAAGACGTCCTGAGCTTCGCTCTGGCCTATGACATGGTCGTAGCTAACACCCTCTTTAGGAAGAGAGAATCCCATCTAGTGACGTTCAGTAGTGGTCTACACTCTAGCCAGATTGATTTTGTCCTCTCTAGAAGAGAAGACAGATGCGCCTGCATTGATTGTAAGGTGATACATGGAAAGAGTGTTGTCCCTCAACATAAGCTGGTGGTTGCTGACTTTCGCTTTAGGATCCGTGTCCAGCGGGGTAAGCGCGCCAAAGTCGCTAGAACAAAGTGGTGGAAGCTCAAGGGTGAGGCATCACAGGCTTTCAGGGAGAGGGTTATTAAGGAGGGCCCTTGGCAGGAAGGAGGCGATGCAAACATGATGTGGACGAGTATGGCGATCTGCTTGCGGAACGTCGTTGTAGAGGAGTTTGGGGTGACTAAGGGAAGTAGAAGGGAAGCTAAGGATACCTGGTGGTGGAACGATGAGGTCCAGAAGGTTATTAGGGAGAAAAATGACTGTTTCAGATGCCTATATCTAGACAGGAGTGCAGCTAACATGGAGAAGTACAAGGTGGCGAAGAAGGCTGCAAAGCGGGCGGTGAGTGAAGCAAGGGGTCGGGCGTATGAGGACCTCTATCAATGTTTAAACACGAAGGAAGGCGAAAGGGACATCTATAAGATGGCCAAGTTTAGGGAGAGGAAGACGAGGGATGTCAACGAAGTCAAATGCATCAAGGACGGAGAGGATCAGCTTCTTGTGAAGGATGAGGCGATCAAGCGTAGATGGCGGGAGTACTTTGACAACCTTTACAATGGAGAGGTTGAGAGCTCTACCATTGAGCTAGAAGACTCCTTTGATGATACCAGCATGTGCTTTGTGCGACGTATCCAGGAGTCTGAGGTTAAGGATGCGTTAAGGAGGATGAAAGGAGGCAAGGCGATGGGTcctgatggtatccccatcgag CCAATTTCGCCCGATTTTCTGTATGATGGCCCATCCTGTCAAGGAAACTTCCTTGTAGCTGTGTGA